The following proteins come from a genomic window of Paramicrobacterium humi:
- the purB gene encoding adenylosuccinate lyase: MTSLPPQPLSPLDGRYRTAVTELGEHLSEAGLNRARVHVEVEWLIYLTSHEMFGASPLTDAETAALRELASGFGQPEIDRLATLEATTRHDVKAVEYLVREKLAKLGLDRIAELTHFACTSEDINNLSYALTVSDAVRNVWLPKYRSVIGALRSLADEYADASMLSHTHGQPATPSTMGREIAVTVYRLERILRHVEGSEYLGKFSGATGNFAAHTVAAPDADWLRISREFVESLGLTWNPLTTQIESHDWQAELYGRIAHANRVLHNLATDMWTYISMGYFRQIPQAGATGSSTMPHKVNPIRFENAEANLEISSALLDSLAATLVTSRMQRDLTDSTTQRNIGVAFGHSLLALDNIERGLREVDLDRSALLADLDANWEVLGEAIQTVIRAEVTAGRSQISDPYAMLKELTRGKRIGHADLTAFVDGLDIGDAAKQRLLQLTPDRYVGLSMQQVALLAD, from the coding sequence ATGACCTCACTTCCGCCTCAACCGCTCAGCCCGCTCGACGGCCGGTACCGCACAGCGGTCACAGAGCTCGGAGAGCACTTGAGCGAGGCAGGACTGAACCGGGCGCGCGTGCACGTCGAGGTCGAGTGGCTGATCTATCTCACGTCGCACGAGATGTTCGGGGCGAGCCCGTTGACGGATGCCGAGACGGCGGCGCTTCGCGAGCTCGCGAGCGGCTTCGGGCAGCCAGAGATCGACCGGCTCGCCACCCTCGAGGCGACGACGCGGCACGACGTGAAGGCCGTCGAGTACCTCGTTCGCGAGAAGCTCGCGAAGCTCGGCCTCGACCGCATCGCGGAGCTCACCCACTTCGCGTGCACGAGCGAGGACATCAACAACCTCTCCTATGCGCTCACGGTGTCCGACGCCGTGCGGAACGTGTGGCTGCCGAAGTACCGATCCGTCATCGGGGCCCTGCGGTCGCTCGCCGACGAGTACGCCGACGCGTCGATGCTCTCGCACACGCACGGCCAGCCGGCCACGCCGAGCACGATGGGCCGCGAGATCGCCGTGACCGTCTACCGCCTCGAGCGCATCCTCCGGCACGTCGAGGGCTCCGAGTACCTCGGCAAGTTCTCGGGCGCGACGGGGAACTTCGCCGCGCACACGGTCGCCGCGCCTGACGCCGACTGGCTGCGCATCTCCCGAGAGTTCGTCGAATCGCTCGGTCTCACGTGGAACCCGCTCACGACGCAGATCGAGTCGCACGACTGGCAGGCCGAGCTCTACGGGCGCATCGCGCACGCGAACCGCGTTCTGCACAACCTCGCGACCGACATGTGGACCTACATCTCGATGGGCTATTTCCGGCAGATCCCGCAGGCGGGCGCGACCGGGTCCTCGACGATGCCGCACAAGGTGAATCCGATCCGCTTCGAGAACGCGGAGGCGAACCTCGAGATCTCGAGCGCGCTCCTCGACTCGCTCGCTGCGACGCTCGTGACCTCGCGCATGCAGCGTGACCTCACGGACTCGACGACGCAGCGCAACATCGGGGTCGCCTTCGGGCACTCTCTCCTCGCTCTCGACAACATCGAGCGCGGCCTGCGCGAGGTCGACCTCGACCGGTCGGCCCTGCTCGCGGATCTCGACGCGAACTGGGAGGTGCTCGGCGAGGCCATCCAGACGGTCATTCGCGCCGAAGTCACCGCCGGGCGCTCGCAGATCTCCGACCCGTACGCGATGCTCAAGGAGCTCACGCGCGGCAAGCGCATCGGCCACGCGGATCTCACGGCCTTCGTGGACGGGCTCGACATCGGCGATGCGGCGAAGCAGCGCCTGCTGCAGCTCACGCCCGATCGCTACGTCGGTCTCTCGATGCAGCAGGTGGCCCTGCTCGCCGACTGA
- a CDS encoding low molecular weight protein-tyrosine-phosphatase gives MPPSDQIVPYRVCFVCAGNICRSPMAEAVFRARVEKAGLTPWVSVTSAGTGDWHVGEQADARTLDALAARGYDAGWHRAKQFDSAWFPQLDLVVALDRGHERALRDWAPTPADADKVSLLMSFDTTYPGILDVPDPYYADARTFDRVLGMIEGASLALFRQLEPAIRQGALR, from the coding sequence ATGCCTCCCTCCGACCAGATCGTTCCCTACCGCGTCTGCTTCGTCTGTGCGGGGAACATCTGCCGCTCCCCCATGGCCGAGGCCGTGTTCCGGGCGCGCGTGGAGAAGGCCGGCCTCACTCCGTGGGTGAGCGTCACGTCCGCGGGAACTGGGGACTGGCACGTGGGCGAGCAGGCAGACGCGCGCACGCTCGACGCGCTTGCCGCGCGCGGCTATGACGCGGGATGGCATCGGGCCAAGCAGTTCGACTCCGCGTGGTTTCCGCAGCTCGACCTCGTCGTCGCCCTCGACCGGGGCCACGAGCGCGCGCTGCGCGACTGGGCGCCGACGCCGGCCGACGCCGACAAGGTGTCGCTCCTGATGAGCTTCGACACCACGTATCCCGGCATCCTCGACGTGCCGGACCCCTACTACGCCGACGCGCGCACCTTCGACCGGGTTCTTGGGATGATAGAGGGAGCGAGCCTGGCGTTGTTCCGCCAGCTCGAACCCGCGATCCGACAGGGAGCCCTTCGATGA